A genomic stretch from Anaerolineae bacterium includes:
- the gcvT gene encoding glycine cleavage system aminomethyltransferase GcvT: MTGKGLRRTRLYDWHVRAGARMMEFAGWEMPAQYPTGPIEEHQRVRTAAGLFDIDHMGQLRLSGPDAEALLQAVQTWDIRRTGVGQAHYTLFCYADGGTVDDVFLYHLPDHWLIVVNAANREKDLTWLQAHVGDATVTLEDISEQTYMLALQGPQAQTILQRVTEVDLARVAFHTIVSGHVAGVPALISATGYTGEHGYELLFPADEAEHVWTTLLRVGESEGLIPCGLVARDTLRAEACLPLYGHEIHAAIDPISAGLGFAVSFDKGDFIGREALLKVHLEGPQQRLVAFEMVERGVPRPGYPVVVGGASVGQVTSGLYSPSTGRYVGMAYVPAAYAAVGTELAIVIHKQPRAARVVPRPFYRRRQRGEGGEVPRG; encoded by the coding sequence ACAGGCAAAGGGCTTAGGCGAACGCGATTGTATGATTGGCATGTGCGCGCAGGTGCGCGCATGATGGAGTTCGCCGGCTGGGAGATGCCAGCACAGTACCCTACTGGCCCCATTGAGGAACACCAACGGGTGCGTACAGCAGCCGGCCTTTTTGACATTGACCATATGGGCCAGCTCCGGCTCAGTGGTCCCGACGCAGAGGCCCTCTTGCAGGCGGTGCAGACCTGGGATATACGCCGGACAGGCGTGGGACAGGCACACTACACCCTGTTCTGCTATGCTGATGGCGGGACCGTGGACGATGTATTCCTTTACCATCTGCCGGATCACTGGCTGATCGTGGTGAATGCCGCTAATCGGGAGAAGGATCTCACCTGGTTGCAAGCACATGTCGGAGACGCCACCGTCACCCTGGAAGACATCTCCGAGCAAACTTATATGCTGGCACTGCAAGGTCCGCAAGCCCAGACGATTCTGCAGCGGGTGACAGAGGTGGATCTGGCGCGCGTGGCCTTTCACACTATCGTCAGCGGCCACGTGGCCGGGGTTCCGGCCCTGATCAGCGCCACCGGTTACACCGGTGAGCACGGCTATGAGCTGCTCTTCCCAGCCGATGAAGCCGAGCACGTATGGACCACATTGTTGCGCGTTGGCGAATCTGAAGGGCTGATTCCCTGCGGACTGGTCGCCCGCGATACGCTGCGGGCTGAGGCCTGTCTGCCCCTTTATGGCCATGAGATCCATGCCGCGATCGATCCCATCAGCGCTGGACTGGGATTCGCTGTGAGTTTCGACAAAGGTGACTTCATCGGACGCGAGGCGCTGCTCAAAGTTCACCTAGAGGGGCCTCAGCAGCGCCTGGTCGCTTTTGAGATGGTGGAACGGGGCGTACCCCGGCCGGGGTATCCGGTGGTGGTCGGCGGCGCATCCGTAGGCCAGGTGACCTCCGGCCTGTATAGCCCTAGCACCGGCCGCTATGTGGGGATGGCCTACGTGCCGGCTGCATACGCCGCCGTGGGCACGGAGCTGGCCATCGTCATCCACAAGCAACCGCGGGCTGCTCGCGTCGTGCCACGGCCGTTCTACCGGAGAAGACAACGAGGAGAGGGTGGCGAAGTGCCGAGAGGATAA